A single window of Pontibacillus chungwhensis DNA harbors:
- a CDS encoding glycoside hydrolase family 68 protein — translation MKKVLMASVLAITSVLPATMLHAEPKSESPATWSHQEASQIERDASNTAPLIEKEEIEQMAPNHWVWDTWPLRNKDGSVAKVNGYKVIFALTAPDDVLPGKRHDIATIRYFYSKNGKDWEMGGEAFDPAEAYGSRQWAGSAMVENGNIHLFYTATGRKGEEGLTYEQRLALANGKMNVSKKGISFSDWSHDIILEPQGEYYQTEEQSEGGILYSFRDPWYFEDPKTGEEYITFEGNSAGDASDQTCQPRNIGDKEYQSSTEVSEVASDYNGNVGLAKLDSEDYTSWEIMPPVLEADCVNQQLERPHFVMKGNQYYLFVDSHKFTFTPGIEGPDGLYGFTADSLYGDYQPLNGSGLVVANPEDNPFQAYSWIVLPNGNVISFVNYIDLGDVSLKEVGAQPVDFQYDHFGGTLAPTLKLSIHKNKTRIVNELQYGKVN, via the coding sequence GTGAAAAAGGTGTTGATGGCTTCGGTTTTGGCTATAACAAGTGTGCTTCCGGCAACGATGTTACATGCAGAACCAAAGAGTGAAAGTCCTGCAACTTGGTCTCATCAAGAGGCAAGTCAGATTGAACGTGACGCGAGCAATACGGCGCCGCTGATTGAGAAGGAAGAAATTGAACAAATGGCGCCGAACCATTGGGTATGGGACACATGGCCGCTGAGAAATAAAGATGGTTCGGTTGCTAAAGTGAATGGGTACAAAGTGATCTTTGCATTAACGGCCCCTGATGACGTGCTTCCTGGTAAGAGGCATGATATTGCTACAATCCGTTATTTCTACTCAAAAAATGGCAAGGACTGGGAAATGGGTGGTGAAGCCTTTGACCCAGCAGAAGCATATGGATCCAGGCAATGGGCTGGTTCAGCGATGGTTGAGAACGGAAACATTCACTTATTCTACACAGCCACAGGTCGTAAAGGTGAAGAAGGGTTAACGTATGAACAGCGTTTAGCTCTTGCAAACGGTAAAATGAACGTATCGAAAAAGGGCATCTCGTTCTCTGATTGGTCCCATGATATTATTTTAGAACCTCAAGGGGAGTATTATCAGACAGAAGAGCAGTCTGAAGGAGGTATCTTGTACTCGTTCCGTGACCCATGGTACTTTGAGGACCCTAAAACAGGAGAAGAATACATTACCTTTGAAGGGAATTCTGCAGGAGATGCGAGCGACCAAACATGTCAGCCCCGTAACATAGGAGATAAAGAGTATCAGTCCTCAACTGAAGTCTCTGAGGTAGCATCCGATTATAATGGAAATGTTGGTTTGGCGAAATTAGACAGCGAGGACTACACAAGTTGGGAGATCATGCCTCCTGTCCTTGAAGCGGACTGTGTGAACCAACAGTTAGAGCGCCCTCACTTTGTGATGAAGGGAAATCAATATTATCTGTTTGTGGATAGTCATAAGTTTACCTTCACTCCCGGTATTGAAGGACCAGATGGATTATATGGCTTTACAGCAGATTCCTTATATGGAGACTACCAACCGTTAAACGGGAGTGGTCTTGTGGTCGCTAATCCAGAAGACAACCCGTTCCAAGCTTATTCTTGGATCGTTCTTCCGAATGGAAATGTCATTAGCTTCGTTAACTATATAGACCTAGGAGATGTAAGCTTAAAAGAAGTTGGAGCCCAACCGGTTGACTTCCAATATGACCATTTCGGTGGAACCCTCGCGCCTACATTGAAACTGTCCATTCATAAGAATAAGACCCGGATTGTGAATGAGCTTCAATATGGGAAAGTGAATTAA